DNA from Rosa rugosa chromosome 6, drRosRugo1.1, whole genome shotgun sequence:
GAGGTAGCTAACAATCGGTTTTGGTGAATGCTTGCTTGCAtgacttccaatttcatcagtCCAAACCTGTGACTCCAGAAAATGTAGTACAATGTAAGTAGCCTCCAGGAACCTCATGAAAGAGGTCCATGAGAACTTAATATTATATATTCCCTCGATGTAAGAAAAATGATTTAGAATTCCAAAGCTCATTTTCGAAAGAGTATCTTGAATCTTATGGCCCATTGGCAAAAGGGCATGCACACATTGACCACCAGTGGCAATAGCAATTTCAGTGGACAAatattccaaaagaaaatgcattAATTTTTCACAACATTTCTATTGTTTACAAAAAAAGGTTAATGGAATACTGGAACAAACAAAAGGACACAAAAAGCTCATCTCAAAGTATTTTATGTAAAAATCATACCAATTGGTAATCAAGATGGCAGTTACAGATGTTGTCAGTTTCTAACCGGACTTCCTGCTCTTTAATTTGTAAATGAGGTTTGGTGAAACTTCATACTCAACAGATGAATTTAGACATTTCGTTTATGTTTGAGCTTCCTCTCACACTTTTCAGAAATAGAGGTTTCCATACTCTTCACTATTCTCGTCTTTGCTGCTCACTTCTTTCAGCCCTAGTTATGTTTCAACATCCTTGGTAGGTTGACATCCTCTTCAAGCTCCACCGGGAGTTTCACATCTCACTTCCTTTGTCACTTAATTTCTCGAGTTCCTCTGGGGGTTTGCTGCTCACTTCCTTTGTCCCTAGTTCTTTTTTAAGTTCCTCGGGTTTTCTGTTGACATCTTTTGTTATTAATTGTCTTTCGTATCCTTCTGGGGTTTTGCTGCCCACCTCTTTTCTTCCTAGTTTTGTTTCAAGTTCCTGTTGAAGTTTGCTGCTCACTTCCTTGATTCCTAGTTGTGTTTCAAGTTCCTCTGGTGGTTTGCTTCCCACTTCCTTTGTTCCTAGTTCTGTTTCGAGCTCCTCTGGCAATTCGCTTCTCACTTCCTTTGTCCCTAATTTTTCTTCATGTCCTGTTGGGGCCTTACTGCTCACTCCCACTGACCTTGCTTCAACATCTTCTGGGGGTTTTGAACTACTGACTTCTTTCGGAGCTGGTTTTGCTTCACGATCTTCTGCAGGTTTGGTGCTTAGTTCCTTTGGTGCTGGTTTAGCTTCATGTCCTGTTGGATCCTTACCACTCACTCCCACTGGCCTTTCTTcaacatctttggggttttttgaGCTATTGACTTCCTTCGGAGCTGGTTTTGCCTCACGATCTTCTGCAGGTTTGGTGCTCAGTTCCTTTGTCCCTAATTTTTCTTCATGTCCTGTAGGGGCTTTAGCGCTCATTCCCACTATTTTTGTTTCAACATCTTCGGGGGGTTTTGAACTACTGACTTCCTTCAGAGCTGGTTTTGCTTCAAGATCTTCTGCAGGTTTGGTGCTCAGTTCCTTTGGTGCTGGTTTAGCTTCATGTCCTGTTGGGGCCTTACTGCTCCCTCCCACTGGCCTTTCTTCAACATCTTTGGGGGTTTTTGAACTACTGACTTCCTTTGGAGCTGGTTTTGCCTCACAATCTTTTGCAGGTTTGGTGCTCAGTTCCTTTGTCCCTAATTTTTCTTCAAGTCCTGTTGGGGCCGTAGCGCTCACTCCCACTGTTTTTGCTTCAACATCTTGCGGGGGTTTTGAACTACTGACTTCTTTCGGAGCTGGTTTTGCTTCACGATCTTCTGCAGGTTTGGTGCTCCGTTCCTTTGGTGCTGGTTTAGCTTCATGTCCTGTTGGAGCCTTACCGCTCACTCCCACTGGCCTTTCTTCAACATCTTTAGGGGTTTTTGAACTACTAACTTCCTTTGGAGCTGGTTTTGCTTCAAGATCTTCTGCAGGTTTGGTGCTTAGTTCCTTTGGTGCTGGTTTAGCTTCAAGATCTTCCTTTGGTGCTAGTTTAGCTTCAAGATCCTCCACAGATTTAGTACTAACTTCCTTTGGCTCTGATTTTGCTTCAAGATACTCCGATTGTTGGCTAACTTCCTTTGGTGCTGGTTTTACTTCAAAGTCCTCCTCAGGTTTATTACTCACTTCTTTTGGTCCTGATTCCACATCCTCTGGAGTTTTGCTTTTGCTGCCTACTTCCTCTGGCCCATGTTCTGCTTCAAGATCCTCATGGTGTTTCCTGCTAATTTCCATCGGCCCTAGTTTTGCTTCAAGCTCCTTGACTGCAGAGGTTAGTGATCTCACATCTCGAGCTTGTGCCAAGTTATTGGATGAAGATGCCTGTCATTAGGTCAAGCATTCTCATCTTAATTAGCAGTCACCAAATAAGTGGTATCACAATCTAAACAAACAAACTCATTAAAATACATAGCTAATAATATATGGCTTTATCTATCATTTATTTTGATCTGCTTTGTATTATTGTCTGATTCATGTACAATAGCGAAGATGAGGATGAACGACTTTAAATATTTTATAGAGAATTTCTTCAAAAAGATACTTTAAAAAACTTTGCAAGGAGCCCTCAGTTCCCGCATGCATATTCTAAAAGGGTAGGCATGATAACATGATACTTAAATcacaaaaactaaaatattttgTTCAAACACATTTCTGCTATTGGTggaaagagaattgcaattagtgGATTGAAAAGTATATGCATGTCTTTAAACAACTAGCCTTAGCGGATGCACTTTGTGAGCTATTTTAAGGAAGAACAATATGACTTTctggaagaaaaaaataacgtaaaataaataaaagatgaagaacaatgtGGAAGCATGTAAACATATCACAGACTCTGACAGTTAATATATTTGGTACTCAATCATGCCACGGCAGAAGCATAGTTATTTTTCTTATTCAATGCTTTAACTGTCTTATGTTTAAATCGTGTAATACCAAATAGCAGATCATTCTGATGTTTGCTCTTAAATTGTAGTTAACAAAAGTGCAGCCAAGATATAAAGAACTCACGTCTTTTAGTTGCTCCAGCCTTCTTTTCAGATCTTCCATAGATGCTTCCTTATGAATACTTTGTAGAACAAACAGCATGTGAGAATGGAGATCATCTGAACGATGCTGCTCAAGCTTACAATGTGGTACAGGGGATTGACAACCCACTGCATAGAATGGACAACTAACAAGCTTCATTGGACAGATGGTAATACAATGTCTGTCCATTTCACGTCTCATGATCATGTCGGAGCAGTTTTGTTCGCATGGAATTATCTTGAAGGGGCAAACTGCATCATGTTTATCCACTTGACTTGCACAAAATATGACATTACATCCTTCATGTATGCAACTCATAGACCTATAGCTACACTTTAGAACATGCACTTCAAGCTCCTCTGGGGTGTGAAATTTCATATTGCAGTGATGCTCATTCTTAAGGTCGACATTCTTTAGCAAATTTTGTGCTATTGTTTCTCTTTTATCAACCAACCAAAACCCATTTATTTCCATCTCTTGAACAAAATCATCTATTTTATCTTCTCTCTTTTCACTGAGCAGCCATCCCGAAACCCGACTAAACAAATTTCTCTTGGAACTCGCAAAGTCAtcaacaaaatcagaaattatgtCATAGGGATGATCAAATACTTGTCCATCTTGGCCCCCTTCTAGGATAACAGATTCTGCAACAAAATTCTCACTTCTTTGAGTGATATACTCCACCATTTCCTTTCTCACATCGGCGGCCACAGAAGCAGGGGTCTTGAAGATATCACCAGATGTGTTATCAACACATGCAGTAGCTAATCCAGGAATGAAAACCTGAGCTATCTTGTGGACTAATTCCGTGCTGTAAAGTTTACAGTGGAATGAAGGACCTCCATCTTTCCCATCTTCTATCTTTTCCGGTTCCCGTTCCACATTAGTCGCAGGTAGGTCATCGATGGTTGACAATTCCTATAAACAATACCcaataatcattgttttccaagAGGCATATTGTTAATATGAAGAATTTTGAAGTTCAATTGCGCATCAGATATttaaaagcaaacaaacaaacaaacaaactctTCCATATTTTGGGTCTGATCCCTAGTTGCCAGATACCACCAGAGTTTTATCAAAAACAAATTCTCAATGCTTGGTTTGCCTTACAGGTTCACAATGTATCTATTGGTATCTGAATTAGGGTGTAAGAAACCAATATGGAAACAAGGAAAAAGCTTAACACATACGAAATCCAAAAGTTTGGTCTTTTTTTTCTGAAGAGATTTGAATTACCTGCATCATTTTCATAAGATAAGCGTAGGGGATGTCTGTTGTTCAAAATCTGACTTCAGTTGTAGGCATTCTGAAATGCCCAATGCCAATATATCAAAAACTCAAACAGAAGCAGAGTCCAGAtagatcaaaattcaaaaaatgaAATTACCCATTGAAGAAATTCATCATTGATCACTAAACCTGGTCCAATTGGTTTTGTGGGTACTCGTCCTTTCGAAGCTTGGCCGTGCAAATCATGTTTGACTCTCTCCTGGACGTTGTTGGTACTTGGTACAAGGAGAAAAACAAGGAAACGTTCTCTAAATTTTattctgcaaaaaaaaaaaaaaaaaaaaaggaggaaaatCCAGCAGACAAGTTTTGAATATTCCTTTCATTTCCTTATTAAATCGAGGACGGAAAAGGAAAGGTACTTATTATTAAACTATTTATAGAATGGTTGGGCACTTGGCACGGCTAAGAATGACAACAAGAGAAAAATAGGACAATGAATTCATTttagggagaattccacaaatggtcattcaactatgactcattcgacactttggtcactcaagtttcaaatatatcattttggtcactcaactattacactgtcaatcactttagtcacccaaatGGCATTTTATCTCATTTTGTTTACTTCGCTAaatcattctaatacatatttatcaattttcacaattggttggacaaaaatatcattaatattgtggcaaataatttttttttaatgaaaaaaattaacaaagtgactaaagtgaataaccgagttaaagttgagtgaccaaagtcatatatttaaaaggtgagtgaccaaagtgtcgaataggtaaaagttgagtgaccatttgtgatattctcccttcAGTTTAAACTAAACACCTTGTCTTGTGTAAATACGGGAAAAAGTCACAAACAGTACCCCAATTTAAAGTCATTCTACACTACGGTACCTCAACTTATTATTTATGCATAAGATTCATACACGccgttaataacaccgttaactcaAGTGTTATGTAGCTTTTTGCTATGGGTATTTTGGTCAATTTATGTTTTCCCACCAAAAATTCCATGGGAGATGATCTaaaattcctttctttttgctGAAAATAAATCTGTTATCAAGGAAAATATTATATTTGGGTTTATGGAAGATCAATTTAAGTTATTGTACTGGAAATTTTGACTTATTGTTATGATCCCAGGAAACATAATAATTAAAATGAGAAGAGGCGAGAGATTTATCGTTTTCAGCCGGCTAATTCACAAATAGAGAGTGATTTGGATAAGATCAGATTGTCTGCTAGCTTTATTAATTGTTGATTCTATATCATCTTATTTTAGCTCTCCaaatgtaatttgttgggtagaTACTAGTTTTCTTTCAAGTTTAGGGTTTGAGTCTTTCCCCTTTTAATTGAAGAACTCTTCAGACAAA
Protein-coding regions in this window:
- the LOC133718348 gene encoding uncharacterized protein LOC133718348 encodes the protein MKMMQELSTIDDLPATNVEREPEKIEDGKDGGPSFHCKLYSTELVHKIAQVFIPGLATACVDNTSGDIFKTPASVAADVRKEMVEYITQRSENFVAESVILEGGQDGQVFDHPYDIISDFVDDFASSKRNLFSRVSGWLLSEKREDKIDDFVQEMEINGFWLVDKRETIAQNLLKNVDLKNEHHCNMKFHTPEELEVHVLKCSYRSMSCIHEGCNVIFCASQVDKHDAVCPFKIIPCEQNCSDMIMRREMDRHCITICPMKLVSCPFYAVGCQSPVPHCKLEQHRSDDLHSHMLFVLQSIHKEASMEDLKRRLEQLKDASSSNNLAQARDVRSLTSAVKELEAKLGPMEISRKHHEDLEAEHGPEEVGSKSKTPEDVESGPKEVSNKPEEDFEVKPAPKEVSQQSEYLEAKSEPKEVSTKSVEDLEAKLAPKEDLEAKPAPKEVSSSKTPKDVEERPVGGSSKAPTGHEAKPAPKELSTKPAEDLEAKPALKEVSSSKPPEDVETKIVGMSAKAPTGHEEKLGTKELSTKPAEDREAKPAPKEVNSSKNPKDVEERPVGVSGKDPTGHEAKPAPKELSTKPAEDREAKPAPKEVSSSKPPEDVEARSVGVSSKAPTGHEEKLGTKEVRSELPEELETELGTKEVGSKPPEELETQLGIKEVSSKLQQELETKLGRKEVGSKTPEGYERQLITKDVNRKPEELKKELGTKEVSSKPPEELEKLSDKGSEM